A genome region from Chthonomonas sp. includes the following:
- a CDS encoding DUF935 family protein, which translates to MAQLAREFISGHPIGTLLSLRGILGPHSTVITPDVARRMMLDPIVSGSVRLLQVLILSHTLANGFSVVAKDQDDAESVAIAEFVQEQINSINFFAPCLEMVRKMLVEGYGIAESVFELAGDSLVLRAVKPKSSTLVGFVVDEFGNIKGFRSAKNSDLIPVEKFWWVSHDGGLEDSPQGASALEPAYNYWYFKTSLLPEWFKFLQQFGTPGLVGRTPDEAQEEPQIDADGNPVTDGDGNELMVTAEQALLRALLAFGNSTALALPHGTEVDFLQSEGDGAAFLAGHSYADRQIATAILGSSRTTLEAEHGSKADSTSGNEVTQAIVAKNRLIIQESIEQCLLKVLVEANFGPGKPVPRIVLSSSIVANRVEMIKAGVAALQAGMLTIEEVPDFCAMVGLPVPDIEKLRQAQEDSDMVAKLISGEIGKATNPDPDPQQ; encoded by the coding sequence ATGGCCCAGCTCGCGCGAGAGTTTATCAGCGGGCACCCGATTGGCACGCTCCTTTCCTTGCGCGGAATTCTGGGCCCACACTCGACCGTAATCACTCCGGATGTAGCGCGGCGCATGATGCTCGATCCCATCGTGTCCGGCTCGGTTCGCCTGCTTCAGGTGCTGATCTTGTCCCACACGCTGGCCAATGGCTTCAGCGTCGTTGCGAAGGACCAGGACGATGCCGAAAGCGTGGCGATCGCGGAGTTTGTGCAGGAGCAGATCAACTCCATCAACTTCTTTGCCCCTTGTTTGGAGATGGTCCGGAAGATGTTGGTGGAGGGCTATGGCATCGCGGAATCCGTGTTTGAGCTTGCCGGGGACTCGCTTGTTCTGAGAGCGGTCAAGCCAAAATCGAGCACCCTCGTCGGGTTCGTTGTCGATGAGTTCGGGAACATCAAGGGGTTCAGGTCGGCGAAAAATTCAGACTTGATTCCGGTGGAAAAATTCTGGTGGGTGTCGCACGACGGAGGGCTGGAGGACAGCCCGCAAGGGGCAAGTGCGCTCGAACCAGCTTACAACTATTGGTACTTCAAAACCTCGCTCTTGCCGGAGTGGTTCAAGTTTCTTCAGCAGTTCGGAACTCCTGGGCTTGTCGGTCGAACCCCGGACGAAGCGCAGGAGGAACCCCAAATCGACGCCGATGGCAATCCGGTTACCGATGGAGACGGTAACGAACTCATGGTCACTGCCGAGCAGGCATTGCTTCGAGCCCTTCTGGCGTTCGGCAATTCGACTGCTCTGGCGTTGCCTCATGGGACGGAGGTCGATTTTCTCCAAAGCGAGGGCGATGGGGCAGCATTTTTGGCCGGTCACTCGTATGCGGATCGACAGATCGCAACGGCTATCCTGGGCAGTTCACGCACCACGCTTGAGGCTGAGCACGGAAGCAAGGCGGATTCAACCAGTGGTAACGAAGTTACGCAAGCAATCGTTGCTAAGAACCGACTCATAATACAAGAATCAATCGAACAGTGCCTACTGAAGGTGCTGGTGGAAGCGAATTTTGGGCCGGGTAAGCCGGTTCCGCGGATCGTGCTCTCTTCGAGCATCGTCGCCAACCGAGTCGAGATGATCAAGGCGGGGGTGGCGGCGTTGCAGGCTGGAATGCTGACGATCGAAGAGGTTCCTGACTTCTGCGCGATGGTCGGTTTACCCGTTCCGGATATCGAAAAGCTGCGCCAGGCGCAAGAAGATTCCGACATGGTGGCGAAGCTGATCTCGGGTGAAATCGGCAAAGCGACAAACCCAGACCCGGATCCACAGCAGTGA
- a CDS encoding minor capsid protein, translating into MTWFSRAASLFVRSSGLYAVLERRRRALLRGEKKMAREIIAAYRNYESALDERLGKVAKLIHAAQVAGTDVNPLWLTEQSQVRELLVAIRAETQRFAEASATAIARRQKELVGLAGVDAIDLIKSTGVVGSLSRVPIEQLQDLVGILGSGSPLREIFAEFGEKAVRGAFVALTKTVGSGPATIARELHKELDGLSKHRALLIARTETNRTYRTATLRNFVANSDVVTGWRWASARDRRTCPICLAMDGSEHPLTEQMASHAACRCSMVPMILGYTPSRKTGEEWLRDQMPEIQQAVLGKTRYELWNSGQLTMREMVQQKPNFRWGPSTVLKPLRQLQSETALGLIGQQSGGVNSASRAVLIKTVRPGQIRRELRRIEVEYANSRTEVAHIFRSNGEIWRVDGDADSVTFHPDDSSLLFSSIVTHPHPSRVNHLSTSDILQAIDAQMGEIRATVLGKGIKRFTPPVMEVEDVLVARRLREMARSQAIGITRRKLGSIDPVAATDEELRLIKREFEYQWSKIFRRLLKDQLGIRFSS; encoded by the coding sequence GTGACCTGGTTCAGTCGCGCGGCCTCACTCTTCGTCCGTTCCTCAGGGCTGTACGCCGTTCTTGAACGCCGGCGACGCGCACTTCTGCGGGGCGAAAAGAAGATGGCCCGTGAGATCATCGCGGCGTACCGCAATTACGAATCCGCGCTCGACGAGCGCCTTGGTAAGGTGGCCAAGCTCATACACGCGGCGCAAGTTGCTGGGACCGACGTAAACCCACTTTGGCTGACGGAGCAGTCGCAAGTTCGTGAGCTTCTCGTGGCTATTCGTGCCGAGACCCAGCGCTTTGCGGAGGCGTCTGCTACGGCGATTGCCAGGAGGCAAAAGGAGCTCGTTGGACTGGCTGGTGTGGATGCCATCGACCTCATCAAGTCAACAGGGGTCGTCGGTTCGCTCAGCCGAGTCCCGATTGAGCAGCTCCAAGACCTGGTCGGCATTCTCGGATCCGGTTCTCCGCTTCGCGAGATTTTCGCCGAGTTTGGCGAAAAGGCTGTCCGTGGGGCCTTCGTGGCCCTCACCAAAACGGTTGGTTCCGGCCCTGCGACGATCGCGCGGGAATTGCACAAGGAACTTGATGGCCTCAGTAAGCACCGAGCTTTGCTGATTGCTCGAACCGAGACAAACCGGACATACCGTACGGCGACCCTACGTAACTTTGTCGCGAATTCGGATGTCGTTACAGGTTGGAGGTGGGCGAGTGCCCGCGATCGGCGCACCTGCCCCATCTGTCTGGCCATGGACGGTTCCGAGCATCCACTCACCGAGCAGATGGCAAGCCACGCGGCGTGTCGCTGTTCGATGGTTCCGATGATCCTTGGATACACGCCGAGTCGCAAAACTGGCGAGGAATGGCTCCGGGATCAGATGCCAGAAATACAACAAGCCGTTCTCGGCAAGACACGCTACGAACTTTGGAACTCCGGACAACTCACCATGCGCGAGATGGTTCAACAGAAGCCGAACTTCAGGTGGGGGCCGAGCACGGTGCTGAAACCACTCCGTCAACTTCAATCGGAGACGGCACTCGGACTTATCGGGCAGCAGTCGGGTGGAGTAAACTCGGCTTCACGAGCAGTTCTGATTAAGACAGTGCGGCCGGGCCAAATCCGGCGTGAACTTAGGCGGATAGAAGTGGAATATGCGAACTCCAGAACCGAAGTGGCTCATATTTTCCGATCGAATGGCGAGATTTGGAGGGTAGACGGTGATGCCGACAGTGTCACCTTCCATCCCGATGATTCTTCGCTCCTGTTCTCATCAATAGTCACGCACCCGCACCCGTCTCGGGTTAATCATCTCAGCACGTCGGACATTCTGCAAGCCATCGATGCGCAAATGGGTGAGATCAGAGCGACGGTTCTTGGGAAGGGCATCAAGCGGTTCACGCCTCCGGTCATGGAAGTCGAAGATGTACTGGTGGCACGGCGACTCCGTGAAATGGCAAGGTCCCAGGCTATTGGCATCACTCGGCGAAAGCTCGGTAGCATTGATCCCGTTGCGGCGACCGATGAGGAACTAAGGCTCATAAAACGAGAATTTGAGTACCAATGGAGTAAAATCTTCAGAAGGCTCCTCAAAGATCAGCTGGGCATCCGGTTTTCGTCATGA
- a CDS encoding major capsid protein translates to MLIALSQILGTTRIAKFVSEIVDIRQYQVSPWDARIPDVPATEDDIIWKGAGSLAVADVVMDGAMAPTRKLKPSTFVQTKVPNLKHGLDLDQRDLDLLYRLTNGGGLAVDAGSLDTKIAGYLAGLIDGVNKRKAILKCAVVSDGFAIDKFGIKASGVTFGMKSDLKVTLTGGQQYINANLATMTPVADALALIRKAKETYGITYDRITYATAVFDVITASDEFKAKAQIFSGVTFGSGSFPLPVGTAKELLQRVLGGGIEIEIDDSTYFVENEDGTESTARYVAEADVIFSTKAADGNAGVWDFANCPVTEAIASNLMPGTVIGNSIPAGTRGPVGYVTAANGNMNPPGVTLWAVTKGMSRRHHDAVTAKIICK, encoded by the coding sequence ATGTTGATTGCACTCTCACAAATTCTAGGCACGACTCGGATCGCTAAGTTCGTTTCCGAGATCGTGGACATCCGTCAGTACCAGGTCTCTCCCTGGGACGCCCGCATTCCGGATGTGCCGGCGACCGAAGATGACATCATCTGGAAGGGCGCGGGTTCCCTGGCCGTCGCCGATGTCGTTATGGACGGGGCCATGGCTCCGACCCGCAAGCTCAAGCCAAGCACCTTTGTGCAAACCAAGGTGCCGAACCTGAAGCACGGCCTCGATCTGGATCAGCGCGATCTCGATCTGCTGTACCGCCTCACCAATGGTGGCGGTTTGGCCGTTGATGCGGGCTCGCTTGATACCAAAATCGCGGGCTACCTCGCGGGGCTCATCGATGGTGTGAACAAGCGCAAGGCGATTCTCAAGTGCGCGGTCGTTTCGGACGGATTTGCGATCGACAAGTTCGGCATCAAGGCATCCGGCGTCACCTTCGGGATGAAATCGGACCTGAAGGTCACGCTAACCGGTGGTCAACAGTACATCAACGCAAACCTTGCTACCATGACTCCAGTTGCGGATGCGCTGGCGCTCATTCGAAAGGCAAAGGAGACGTACGGTATCACCTACGATCGCATCACCTACGCTACTGCGGTCTTTGATGTCATCACGGCATCCGATGAGTTCAAGGCGAAGGCGCAAATCTTCTCGGGCGTCACGTTTGGTTCTGGTTCGTTCCCGCTTCCCGTTGGGACGGCGAAAGAGCTCCTTCAGCGTGTCCTTGGTGGCGGCATTGAAATCGAAATCGATGATTCCACCTACTTCGTCGAGAATGAGGATGGCACCGAATCGACGGCTCGTTACGTGGCCGAGGCGGATGTCATTTTCTCGACCAAAGCAGCCGACGGAAATGCCGGCGTGTGGGACTTCGCCAACTGTCCGGTGACCGAAGCGATTGCGTCGAACCTCATGCCAGGAACGGTGATTGGAAACAGCATTCCGGCGGGCACTCGCGGCCCGGTTGGCTACGTGACAGCCGCCAATGGCAATATGAACCCTCCGGGCGTGACGCTCTGGGCGGTGACCAAGGGAATGTCCCGGCGGCACCACGACGCGGTCACGGCCAAGATCATCTGTAAGTAA
- a CDS encoding site-specific DNA-methyltransferase: MLDRVADESVDLIYIDPPFNSARQYNLLFKQVRGDPSPAQIMAFEDTWKWDPTAMEEFQQTCDHPRLRRLLDVLYDLIGESEMMAYLVAMAPRILSLSYKLKTTGSFYLHCDPAASHYLKLVCDLVFRAQNFRNEIVWKRQSAHSDAKLKFANVSDTILFYGKSDRVKFRPVFCPHDPDYVRSFYRHDDHDGRGKYQLADMSAPAGGGMAAINKATGLPNGWYKYKGFDPPPRGWRYSLETMEKLDIAGRIHIPKLLDGRPDTKKRLRLKRYLEELQGQVVSNIWSDIPPLQSAGRSGEARGYPTQKPVALMERIIEASSDEGDVVLDAFCGCGTTVSAAQKLKRKWIGIDVTFLAINEIEERLMEEFGLEKGTDFRVEGLPADLDAAREFFNLTRKDSHKQFEMWAVGLVNGQPREKKGGDRGIDGDLWLESTIHDTSIAPIQVKGGGLNPSIVRDFAHVIEREKAPIGALITLERPTRGMEQEALSLGTVESAGRKVPRLQMLPIEQLLQKEVGLAVPDGYYIRPSRYRIQGKLRI; encoded by the coding sequence ATGCTGGATCGCGTTGCGGATGAGTCTGTGGACCTCATTTACATTGATCCACCATTCAATTCTGCGAGGCAGTACAACCTGCTGTTCAAGCAAGTCAGAGGCGATCCGTCACCAGCTCAAATCATGGCGTTCGAGGATACATGGAAGTGGGACCCGACCGCCATGGAAGAGTTCCAGCAGACATGTGATCACCCACGGTTGCGCCGACTGCTTGATGTCCTTTACGACCTTATCGGTGAGTCTGAAATGATGGCTTACTTGGTGGCAATGGCTCCAAGGATTCTGAGCCTTTCGTACAAGTTGAAGACAACTGGGTCCTTTTATCTTCACTGCGATCCTGCGGCTAGCCATTATTTAAAACTCGTTTGCGACCTCGTTTTTAGAGCACAAAACTTCCGAAACGAAATTGTTTGGAAGCGCCAAAGTGCTCACAGCGACGCAAAGTTAAAGTTTGCCAACGTATCAGATACGATTCTCTTCTACGGTAAGTCTGATCGGGTCAAGTTCCGGCCGGTCTTTTGCCCTCACGATCCCGACTACGTAAGGAGTTTCTACAGACACGATGACCATGACGGGCGAGGCAAGTACCAACTTGCAGATATGTCTGCACCTGCAGGTGGTGGCATGGCCGCGATCAATAAAGCCACGGGGCTTCCGAACGGTTGGTACAAGTACAAAGGATTCGATCCTCCTCCCCGCGGATGGCGGTACTCATTGGAAACAATGGAGAAATTGGACATTGCAGGGCGAATTCACATCCCTAAGCTACTCGATGGGCGCCCGGATACAAAGAAGCGACTCAGACTGAAGCGATATCTCGAAGAGCTACAAGGGCAGGTTGTATCAAACATTTGGTCAGACATTCCACCATTGCAGTCCGCCGGTCGAAGTGGAGAGGCGAGGGGATATCCAACCCAAAAGCCGGTCGCCCTTATGGAGCGAATAATCGAGGCTTCATCCGATGAGGGCGATGTTGTGCTCGACGCATTTTGCGGATGCGGAACAACAGTATCTGCCGCTCAGAAGCTCAAGAGGAAGTGGATCGGGATCGACGTGACATTCTTGGCCATCAATGAGATTGAAGAACGCTTGATGGAGGAGTTTGGGTTGGAGAAAGGCACCGATTTCCGAGTTGAGGGGCTGCCCGCTGATCTGGACGCGGCTCGTGAGTTCTTCAACTTGACGCGAAAGGATAGTCACAAGCAATTCGAAATGTGGGCCGTCGGGTTGGTCAACGGTCAGCCAAGGGAAAAGAAGGGGGGCGACCGCGGAATCGATGGCGATCTGTGGCTTGAGTCAACGATTCACGACACAAGCATCGCTCCGATTCAGGTCAAAGGGGGAGGACTCAACCCGAGCATTGTACGCGACTTTGCGCATGTCATCGAGCGGGAGAAGGCTCCAATCGGCGCACTCATCACGCTCGAACGCCCAACGCGAGGCATGGAGCAAGAAGCCCTAAGTTTGGGCACAGTGGAATCGGCAGGACGCAAGGTGCCTCGGCTTCAAATGTTGCCAATAGAACAACTACTCCAAAAGGAAGTGGGACTTGCTGTTCCGGATGGATACTACATTCGACCATCGCGGTACCGAATTCAAGGGAAACTGCGAATTTAG
- a CDS encoding phage tail tape measure protein codes for MATRVAELEVLLEADTKSLEQGMDRANKAIDGVSKRANKGGRSLQEFGNSTSAAGRDLMAFSAPMLGALGYIGKVAADFEKVQNEIQAVAGLTASQMEAVSEKARQLGADLTLPATSSTDAMQAMLELSKAGLSVVDTMEASRGVLLLSAAGAISNARAAEVAANALNAFQLSGDKAAMVADALSAAANRSSAGVDDLAQGFQAGAAVANMYGLTVHEFTTTLAAMANAGIKGSDAGTSVKAMLMALTPKTSKAAEAMAELGLQFYDAAGKLKPFPDILSNLHSVLEPMTQERRNSVMSMIFGSDGVRAASILFQLGPKGFADLAGGISQAGAAGDMASGKLKGFAGAWERLKSVTQSVAEDLGSRVLGLATQVVEGVSQMIAVVSSLPEPVQNGILVFMGLVAAAGPVLMAIGSMATGLSALAPILAALTGPIGLVVAGVAALAAAFATNFGGIRDAVMPLIHEAAPQFLAAWENVKEWMVTAWSGFSAEVASWFEPVVAWFKENLPDIQRTVETVLTTIQEFWKAHGEDITATAKFVWDLIKSIVGTVMQAIGNIIKVVMKVIQGDWKGAWEVIRRYFADLWTGILGVLQKAVVAISGLMVTLWNMIKDAAGRIFHAAVDIGKNIVEGIKQGFMRVWEGAKKWMRDQITAFVEGVRGVLGIRSPSKVFEEIGGYVVQGFVNGIEAGLARMFEVGRAMSLAARAGLDSVPLTGLDALEKAVERAEDRVVQMKTAIAEAMDPVRNGLAKFVGLSLSEWKKLGDGMQKKLVGLRFMQALKEGKLTWLGGLGPYSGPLPKVPEPETPALVDTTRTLDQWQLLNQQIHDDSMKMREDLYDTFTKLFDDILGGGFKNLFGTIQRTISNFLLQQAHAGLSERFGSWLGGALNIPGFGGGMSPVPVGPMGGIFAAAMSIPGLLKRRSVGGPVSAGDTALVGEEGPEVVQFGRSGSVTSARQTAALAGSNNIVVHIHINAMDAGSVVRSSKQVAQQFGNAIRDAMGNN; via the coding sequence ATGGCCACCCGCGTCGCTGAACTGGAAGTACTGCTCGAAGCTGATACGAAATCCCTGGAACAGGGGATGGATCGGGCGAACAAAGCCATTGATGGGGTGAGCAAGCGCGCTAACAAGGGCGGAAGGTCGCTCCAGGAATTCGGTAATAGCACTTCAGCCGCGGGGCGTGACCTGATGGCGTTCTCCGCTCCAATGCTCGGTGCGCTCGGATACATCGGCAAGGTTGCTGCAGACTTCGAGAAGGTTCAGAACGAGATCCAGGCGGTTGCTGGTCTCACTGCTTCGCAAATGGAGGCGGTCTCGGAAAAGGCGCGACAACTTGGTGCAGACCTTACGCTCCCTGCGACCAGCTCGACGGATGCCATGCAGGCGATGCTTGAGCTGTCGAAGGCCGGACTCTCCGTGGTCGACACCATGGAAGCCTCACGTGGCGTCCTCTTGCTCTCGGCTGCCGGCGCCATCTCGAACGCTCGGGCAGCCGAAGTCGCGGCCAATGCACTGAACGCGTTTCAATTGAGCGGTGATAAGGCGGCAATGGTGGCCGACGCGCTCTCCGCCGCAGCCAACCGCTCATCTGCCGGAGTCGATGACTTGGCCCAAGGTTTCCAGGCGGGCGCGGCAGTGGCCAACATGTACGGGCTTACCGTGCACGAATTCACAACGACCCTAGCGGCGATGGCCAATGCCGGTATCAAGGGGTCCGACGCCGGCACCTCTGTGAAGGCCATGCTGATGGCCCTCACTCCAAAAACGTCGAAGGCAGCGGAGGCGATGGCCGAGCTCGGGCTCCAGTTCTACGACGCCGCAGGCAAACTCAAGCCGTTCCCTGACATCCTGTCGAACCTTCATTCGGTGCTCGAACCAATGACCCAGGAGCGCCGCAACTCGGTGATGAGCATGATCTTCGGCTCCGACGGTGTCCGGGCGGCCAGCATACTGTTCCAACTTGGTCCGAAAGGGTTTGCTGACCTGGCCGGGGGCATCAGTCAAGCGGGCGCCGCCGGTGACATGGCCAGTGGCAAGCTCAAAGGGTTTGCCGGAGCGTGGGAGCGGCTGAAATCGGTGACGCAATCAGTAGCTGAAGACCTTGGTTCCAGAGTGCTCGGACTCGCGACCCAGGTTGTCGAAGGAGTTTCGCAGATGATCGCCGTGGTGAGTTCTTTGCCGGAGCCGGTGCAGAATGGCATCCTGGTGTTCATGGGGTTGGTTGCGGCAGCGGGCCCTGTTTTGATGGCAATTGGATCCATGGCGACGGGGCTATCGGCCCTTGCTCCGATTCTGGCGGCTTTGACGGGGCCGATTGGTTTAGTGGTGGCGGGCGTCGCCGCACTTGCGGCCGCGTTCGCGACCAACTTCGGTGGCATTCGCGATGCGGTGATGCCGCTGATCCACGAAGCAGCTCCCCAGTTCTTGGCCGCGTGGGAGAATGTGAAAGAGTGGATGGTGACGGCGTGGTCGGGATTCTCCGCAGAGGTTGCGTCATGGTTCGAGCCGGTTGTCGCCTGGTTCAAAGAGAACTTGCCCGATATTCAGCGTACGGTCGAGACTGTGCTGACGACGATTCAAGAATTCTGGAAGGCGCATGGTGAGGACATCACGGCCACGGCCAAATTTGTGTGGGATCTTATCAAGTCGATTGTCGGCACTGTGATGCAGGCGATTGGCAACATTATCAAGGTTGTGATGAAGGTCATTCAAGGTGACTGGAAGGGGGCTTGGGAAGTCATCCGGCGCTACTTTGCTGACCTGTGGACGGGAATCCTGGGCGTCCTTCAAAAGGCAGTCGTTGCCATATCTGGACTGATGGTTACGCTGTGGAACATGATCAAGGATGCGGCGGGCCGAATCTTCCATGCGGCCGTTGACATTGGCAAAAACATTGTCGAGGGCATCAAGCAAGGGTTCATGCGTGTTTGGGAGGGTGCCAAGAAGTGGATGCGAGACCAAATTACTGCCTTTGTTGAAGGAGTTCGGGGCGTTCTCGGCATTCGTTCACCTTCCAAGGTCTTTGAAGAAATCGGGGGTTACGTCGTTCAGGGCTTTGTGAACGGGATCGAGGCGGGTCTGGCTCGCATGTTTGAGGTTGGCCGGGCCATGTCGCTCGCGGCTCGGGCGGGGCTGGATTCGGTGCCGCTTACGGGGCTGGACGCACTGGAGAAGGCGGTGGAGCGGGCTGAGGACCGAGTCGTTCAAATGAAGACGGCCATTGCCGAGGCGATGGACCCGGTTCGAAACGGGCTGGCCAAATTTGTCGGGCTCAGCCTATCGGAATGGAAAAAGCTGGGCGACGGGATGCAGAAGAAGCTGGTTGGCTTAAGGTTCATGCAAGCTTTGAAGGAAGGCAAGCTGACATGGCTCGGCGGTCTTGGTCCCTATTCCGGTCCGCTACCGAAGGTACCGGAGCCCGAGACGCCGGCATTGGTTGACACCACTCGGACGTTGGATCAGTGGCAGCTCCTGAATCAGCAGATCCACGATGATTCGATGAAGATGCGCGAGGACCTGTATGACACGTTCACGAAGCTCTTTGACGATATTCTGGGTGGTGGCTTTAAGAACCTATTCGGAACCATCCAGCGGACGATCAGCAACTTTCTGCTCCAGCAGGCTCATGCCGGGCTCTCGGAGCGATTTGGGAGCTGGCTGGGCGGGGCGTTGAACATTCCGGGATTCGGCGGGGGAATGAGTCCGGTTCCAGTTGGTCCGATGGGCGGAATCTTTGCGGCAGCGATGTCGATTCCTGGTTTGCTTAAGCGTCGCTCGGTCGGGGGACCGGTTTCAGCTGGCGACACGGCCCTGGTGGGCGAGGAGGGTCCTGAGGTAGTGCAGTTTGGACGCTCTGGTTCGGTTACGAGCGCCCGGCAAACGGCGGCGCTGGCCGGTAGCAACAACATCGTGGTGCACATCCACATCAATGCGATGGATGCCGGGTCGGTGGTTCGGAGTTCAAAGCAGGTCGCGCAGCAATTCGGGAATGCTATCCGCGATGCCATGGGGAACAACTAG
- a CDS encoding cellulase family glycosylhydrolase: MPYLSLLMRRVLLILLTVLSISLAHGFVDVGAGVSLGWKPDRAKIAEIHEAGFKLLRLPFDSNPDVELVKAATSKGLRVVVDFHPPLSWYSDPFAMFDLPGKWSRWAKQLQGISSDELAFEVLNEPRAAKRGPVYDSLMVACIAAIREVSPSRWIVVSNPQLSDIDWFAGPLGNWTAPQYDRLIVPLHYYRPYEVTHPASYRGQVGPDTPVGGGTKFDLSDWSNRELHFQRYVNWCRENRVQAWLGEAGCYESVPGRLTWFSEVAKLARTYSVPVCWWGWRDRFGYRPEQKDAASVLKVMLDR, encoded by the coding sequence ATGCCGTACTTGTCCCTTTTGATGAGACGCGTTCTACTAATTCTCCTAACTGTCCTTTCCATTTCGCTGGCCCATGGGTTTGTTGATGTGGGGGCGGGCGTGTCCCTCGGATGGAAGCCGGATCGGGCAAAAATTGCTGAGATTCATGAAGCAGGATTCAAGTTGCTGCGGTTGCCGTTTGACTCGAATCCGGACGTCGAGCTGGTCAAGGCGGCGACCTCGAAAGGTCTTCGGGTCGTCGTCGATTTTCACCCTCCGCTTTCCTGGTACTCGGACCCTTTTGCCATGTTTGACCTGCCGGGGAAGTGGTCGAGATGGGCAAAGCAACTGCAGGGAATTTCGAGTGATGAACTAGCGTTTGAGGTCCTCAATGAACCGAGGGCGGCGAAGCGAGGCCCGGTATACGACTCGCTCATGGTTGCCTGCATTGCGGCAATCCGGGAAGTTTCTCCTTCGCGCTGGATTGTAGTTTCTAACCCGCAACTTTCTGATATTGATTGGTTTGCCGGACCCTTGGGAAATTGGACAGCCCCTCAGTACGACAGACTCATTGTTCCGCTACATTACTACCGGCCGTACGAAGTGACCCATCCGGCGAGTTACCGTGGCCAAGTCGGCCCAGACACCCCGGTGGGGGGAGGGACTAAGTTTGACCTTTCGGATTGGTCGAACCGTGAACTTCATTTCCAACGCTATGTGAACTGGTGCCGCGAGAATCGTGTGCAGGCATGGCTTGGCGAAGCTGGGTGTTATGAGTCGGTGCCAGGCAGGCTTACTTGGTTCAGCGAAGTGGCGAAGTTGGCTCGTACCTACTCGGTTCCAGTTTGCTGGTGGGGTTGGCGCGATCGGTTCGGCTATCGGCCCGAGCAAAAGGACGCTGCTTCAGTTCTCAAGGTCATGCTGGATCGGTGA
- a CDS encoding DUF2460 domain-containing protein, translating into MSFHDVYLPLPTEWGVRGGPQFKTTKVVAASGYQQHNVEWDQPLRKWSIDMTGIDPSEFDALEAFWLGREGSAHSFPWSDPSDFEVASPMQFATGNGSSTTFQLTKTYSDGVVTTVRKILHPVVATIEVRVAGTVTSCTVNRLTGIVTFGSAPANGAAIDWKGRFDIPVRFESDEPTWTLFGPVASWTNVTLLEVRT; encoded by the coding sequence ATGAGCTTTCACGACGTGTATCTGCCTCTTCCAACTGAGTGGGGTGTGCGCGGTGGTCCGCAGTTCAAGACGACCAAGGTCGTCGCGGCTTCGGGCTATCAGCAACACAATGTCGAGTGGGATCAGCCGTTGCGAAAGTGGTCGATCGATATGACGGGGATCGACCCAAGCGAGTTTGATGCGCTCGAAGCGTTTTGGCTCGGGCGCGAGGGATCGGCGCACTCGTTTCCGTGGTCTGACCCATCCGACTTCGAGGTCGCCTCGCCGATGCAATTCGCAACTGGCAACGGTTCCTCCACCACGTTTCAGTTGACCAAGACCTACTCCGATGGCGTGGTGACCACAGTACGGAAGATTCTGCATCCGGTTGTCGCAACCATTGAAGTGCGGGTCGCCGGCACGGTGACCTCCTGCACAGTCAACCGACTGACTGGCATCGTGACCTTCGGTTCGGCTCCGGCGAACGGCGCTGCGATCGACTGGAAGGGCAGGTTTGATATTCCGGTTCGGTTTGAATCCGATGAGCCAACCTGGACGCTCTTTGGCCCGGTGGCGAGCTGGACTAACGTGACTCTGTTGGAGGTTCGAACGTAA